The following are encoded together in the Oreochromis niloticus isolate F11D_XX linkage group LG12, O_niloticus_UMD_NMBU, whole genome shotgun sequence genome:
- the cdc45 gene encoding cell division control protein 45 homolog, whose translation MFIADIRKDFYEVVANQRVVLLVAPDIDALCACKILQALFHCDQIQYTLVPVTGWQDLGTAFLEHKEQFRYFVLINCGANVDLLEMLQPDDDSIFFICDTHRPVDVVNVYNDTQIKLLIKQDDDLGVPSYDDIFRDEDEEGEDSGNESDEGSEPSGKRRRFDEGAVERRIERQRAKREWEARRREILFDYEQYEYHGTSAAMMFFELAWVLTKDTKDMLWWAIIGLTDQWVHDKITNMKYVTDIATMQRHVSRHNHRNEDEENSLSIDCMRISFEYDLRLTLYQHWSLYESICNSCYTSCSFKLWTLNGQKKLQEFLADMGLPLKQVRQKFNSMDMSIKENLRDVIEESSNKYGMKDIRIQTFGVHFGFKNRFLASDMVHATAALLESAEKDDSETDTFIKALDALSRSNIDRLHSGIELAKKKLIAIQQTVASCICTNLILSQGPFLYCYLMEGTPDVKLFSKPMALTLLCKYLLKAFVLSTRNKRCKLLPLVIAAPKDVEKGTVIVVGIPPESETSDKKNFFGRAFEKAAESTSSRTLHDHFDTSIIELKTEDRSKFLDALITLLS comes from the exons ATGTTCATCGCGGAcataagaaaagatttttatgaAGTTGTCGCCAACCAG AGAGTCGTACTCCTGGTGGCACCAGACATTGACGCTCTCTGCGCCTGTAAAATACTGCAG GCCTTGTTTCACTGTGACCAGATCCAGTATACACTTGTGCCAGTTACAGGCTGGCAGGACCTTGGCACTGCCTTCCTTGAACACAAAGAGCAG TTTCGATACTTTGTTCTCATCAACTGCGGAGCAAATGTTGACCTCCTTGAGATGCTGCAGCCAGATGATGACTCCATCTTCTTCATCTGTGACACTCACCGGCCTGTAGATGTGGTCAATGTCTACAATGATACCCAG ATTAAGCTGCTCATCAAACAGGATGACGACCTCGGCGTGCCGTCGTATGACGATATCTTTCGAGATGAAGATGAGGAAGGAGAAGACTCTGGAAATGAGAGCGATGAAGGCTCAGAGCCGTCTGGGAAACGCAGGAGATTTGATGAG GGGGCTGTCGAAAGGAGAATTGAAAGGCAGCGAGCGAAGAGGGAGTGGGAGGCTCGAAG GAGGGAAATCCTGTTTGACTATGAGCAGTATGAATATCACGGCACCTCG GCTGCGATGATGTTTTTTGAGCTTGCGTGGGTTTTGACTAAAGATACCAAGGACATGCTGTG GTGGGCCATCATTGGGCTGACAGACCAGTGGGTTCATGATAAAATCACAAA tatGAAGTATGTGACCGACATCGCCACTATGCAGCGACACGTTTCCCGACATAACCACCGAAACGAGGATGAGGAGAACTCGCTCTCCATCGACTGTATGAGGATCTCCTTTGAATACGA TCTTCGTCTTACCCTTTACCAGCACTGGTCTCTGTATGAGAGCATTTGTAATTCATGTTACACTTCCTGCAGCTTCAAGCTCTGGACCTTAAATGGCCAAAAGAAACTCCAGGAGTTTTTAGCAGACATGGG ATTGCCGCTGAAACAAGTGCGTCAGAAATTTAACTCCATGGATATGTCGATCAAAGAAAACCTGAGGGACGTCATTGAGGAGTCCTCCAATAAATACGG TATGAAGGACATCCGTATCCAGACGTTCGGCGTTCACTTCGGCTTTAAGAACCGCTTCCTGGCCAGCGACATGGTGCACGCTACTGCTGCCTTGCTGGAGAGCGCTGAGAAAGATGACAGCGAGACTGACACCTTCATCAAGGCTCTCGATGCCCTTTCCAG GAGCAACATCGATCGTCTGCATTCGGGCATTGAGCTGGCAAAGAAGAAGCTGATTGCCATCCAGCAAACGGTCGCCAGCTGCATCTGCACCAATCTCATCCTGTCGCAGGGACCCTTCCTCTACTGCTACCTCATGGAG GGAACACCTGACGTGAAGCTGTTCTCCAAGCCCATGGCGCTAACGCTGCTCTGCAAGTACCTCCTGAAGGCTTTTGTCCTTTCG ACGAGGAATAAACGCTGCAAACTGCTCCCCCTCGTCATCGCTGCCCCCAAGGATGTGGAGAAGGGAACTGTCATTGTTGTGGGAATCCCACCAGAGTCTGAGACGTCCGACAAGAAGAA TTTCTTTGGTCGTGCATTTGAGAAAGCTGCAGAGAGCACCAGCTCCAGGACTCTTCACGACCACTTTGACACTTCAA tAATTGAACTGAAGACTGAGGACAGGAGCAAGTTTCTGGATGCACTCATCACTCTCCTTTCATGA